The Aedes aegypti strain LVP_AGWG chromosome 3, AaegL5.0 Primary Assembly, whole genome shotgun sequence genome contains a region encoding:
- the LOC5567680 gene encoding opsin-1 — MAAFVEPHFDAWQAAGGNLTVVDKVPPEMLHMIHPHWNQFPPMNPLWHSILGFAIFVLGMVSMIGNGFVMSIFTSTPSLRTPSNLLVVNLAFSDFLMMFTMGPPMVINCWHETWVFGPFACEVYACLGSLFGCASIWTMTMIAFDRYNVIVKGLAAKPLTNNGAMLRILGIWAFALFWTLAPFFGWNRYVPEGNMTACGTDYLTQTWLSRSYIIIYAIFVYWTPLLTIIYSYTFILKAVSAHEAQMREQAKKMNVASLRSTEANQTSAEIKLAKVALVTISLWFMAWTPYLVINFTGIFKAAPISPLATIWGSLFAKANAVYNPIVYGISHPKYRAALYQRHPWLSCQDAQESSHDNQSTVSGATTATEEKA; from the coding sequence ATGGCTGCCTTTGTGGAACCTCATTTTGACGCCTGGCAAGCGGCCGGCGGCAACTTAACCGTTGTGGACAAGGTCCCACCGGAGATGTTGCATATGATTCACCCGCACTGGAACCAATTCCCACCGATGAACCCACTGTGGCACTCAATCCTCGGATTCGCCATCTTCGTTTTGGGAATGGTCTCGATGATCGGCAACGGCTTCGTGATGTCAATCTTCACCAGCACCCCAAGCCTCCGCACTCCCTCCAACCTGCTAGTGGTCAATCTAGCCTTCTCTGACTTCCTGATGATGTTCACGATGGGACCGCCTATGGTGATCAACTGCTGGCATGAGACCTGGGTCTTTGGACCATTCGCTTGCGAAGTCTACGCTTGCCTTGGATCGCTGTTCGGCTGTGCCTCGATCTGGACCATGACTATGATTGCGTTTGACCGATACAACGTTATTGTGAAGGGTCTGGCTGCCAAGCCTTTGACCAACAACGGTGCCATGCTGCGCATTCTGGGTATCTGGGCATTTGCTCTCTTCTGGACTCTGGCCCCATTCTTCGGATGGAACCGATATGTCCCAGAGGGAAACATGACTGCCTGCGGAACTGACTACCTGACCCAGACCTGGTTGAGCCGTTCGTACATCATCATCTACGCCATCTTCGTCTACTGGACGCCGCTGCTCACGATCATCTACTCGTACACTTTCATCCTGAAAGCTGTGTCCGCACACGAGGCTCAGATGCGTGAACAGGCCAAGAAGATGAACGTCGCCTCGCTGCGATCGACGGAAGCCAACCAGACCAGCGCCGAAATCAAGCTCGCCAAGGTCGCCCTGGTGACCATCTCTCTGTGGTTCATGGCCTGGACTCCGTATCTGGTGATCAACTTCACCGGTATCTTCAAGGCTGCCCCGATCAGCCCGCTGGCCACCATCTGGGGATCGCTGTTCGCCAAGGCCAACGCCGTCTACAACCCAATTGTGTACGGTATCAGCCATCCGAAGTACCGCGCTGCCCTGTACCAGCGGCACCCATGGCTGTCGTGCCAGGATGCCCAGGAGAGCAGCCACGATAACCAGTCGACTGTGTCTGGAGCCACCACCGCCACCGAGGAGAAGGCCTAA